Proteins co-encoded in one Streptomyces sp. NBC_01283 genomic window:
- a CDS encoding DUF6114 domain-containing protein, with amino-acid sequence MLLTGGRRAGVRAWGRDGGGWLDERLPLREPRRVLRGWRRTRPFWGGLLLVLGGAELLLVPLSPLTVLVSLGLGGLAAIGIGLALIAAGIFLWLLPHAHHYVSVNALILSVLSFAATNLGGFLVGMVLGIIGSAMGFGWTPVPEGAEEDAERPKVRDGQGTRTLGVLLPVVIVGATLWGGTPARAAPADAIVAARTPPTVTTTLFSPQGFTLAGVREIPTADGPLKVMVLRMKAASLTDYRLKTRDGSKELALGADTLDLSGSVTLYLTKFKGCLEGLLCITFTPDKLPVPPVVPPFVFMTDVQAEQALVTSDLIVAGGLTLKASA; translated from the coding sequence GTGCTTCTGACCGGCGGCCGGAGGGCCGGTGTCAGAGCGTGGGGCAGAGACGGCGGCGGCTGGCTCGACGAACGCCTGCCGCTGCGGGAACCACGCCGGGTGCTGCGCGGATGGCGGCGCACCCGGCCCTTCTGGGGCGGCCTGCTGCTCGTCCTGGGCGGCGCCGAGCTGCTCCTCGTGCCGTTGTCGCCGCTGACTGTCCTGGTCAGCCTGGGGCTCGGCGGGCTCGCCGCGATCGGCATCGGGCTCGCCCTGATCGCCGCCGGGATCTTCCTGTGGCTGCTGCCGCACGCCCACCACTACGTGAGCGTCAACGCCCTGATCCTGTCCGTGCTTTCGTTCGCGGCCACGAATCTCGGCGGGTTCCTGGTGGGCATGGTGCTCGGCATCATCGGCAGCGCGATGGGCTTCGGCTGGACGCCGGTGCCCGAGGGCGCCGAAGAGGACGCCGAGCGGCCGAAGGTGCGGGACGGGCAGGGCACGCGGACGCTCGGCGTGCTGCTTCCGGTGGTCATCGTCGGGGCGACGCTGTGGGGCGGGACTCCGGCGAGGGCCGCCCCCGCCGACGCGATCGTGGCGGCGCGGACTCCGCCGACGGTCACCACCACGCTGTTCTCGCCGCAGGGCTTCACCCTGGCCGGTGTGCGTGAGATCCCCACGGCCGACGGGCCGTTGAAGGTCATGGTGCTGCGGATGAAGGCGGCCTCGCTCACCGACTACCGGCTGAAGACGCGTGACGGCAGCAAGGAACTCGCCCTGGGCGCCGACACCTTGGACCTCAGCGGCTCCGTCACGCTCTATCTGACCAAGTTCAAGGGCTGCCTGGAGGGGCTGCTCTGCATCACCTTCACGCCCGACAAACTGCCGGTGCCGCCCGTCGTGCCGCCGTTCGTCTTCATGACCGACGTACAGGCCGAACAGGCCCTGGTCACCTCGGACCTGATCGTCGCCGGCGGACTCACCCTGAAGGCGTCGGCATGA
- a CDS encoding SCO1431 family membrane protein, with the protein MTAATATATAQPRATTRTGGPEEDGPKVLEHVLGWTLVVVLAMLVTQTGLL; encoded by the coding sequence ATGACCGCTGCCACAGCCACTGCCACCGCACAGCCCCGGGCGACCACGCGCACCGGCGGCCCCGAGGAAGACGGCCCGAAGGTGCTCGAGCACGTCCTCGGCTGGACGCTCGTCGTCGTCCTCGCGATGCTCGTCACGCAGACCGGTCTGCTGTGA
- a CDS encoding M1 family metallopeptidase: MSTYRTPRRRARLALAAAVTVTAALTGTVSQAAPSATGTPTPGAPGLGDPMFPLDGNGGYRVDRYTLDFDWQAPKTPFEATATIKATATQSLSRFNLDFGGNTLHGVKIDGSAAGTSRAGDELTVTPKSPIAKGRTFTAKVTYTADPTQTRHRDDAIEDYGWIPTADGTVVYPQPNGARLIFPANDHPSQRAPITFRITTPKDLTAVANGKLVDKAERPGDRVRWTYDSEQPLSTQLVQMAIGKFKLVDGEGPGGLPLRDVVPDALVEPTAEYRKLTPDHLAWLQEKLGPYPFNRYGLLVGDTDLGVALETQTLSLIPKADLLGTKVDAERNMVHELTHQWFGDSVALKSWSDLWVSEGHARFYERMYSEEHGGDSFEAAMKTAYAAHDQWRKDYGAPAEPTEPNLFKRMRYDGSALVLYALREQVGNATFEKIERAWVSGFRGKTASTQQYIDLASKVAGQDLEGFLHPWLYGSKTPPMPGHPDWVVTPPQG, translated from the coding sequence ATGAGCACGTACCGGACGCCTCGCCGCAGAGCGCGGCTCGCCCTCGCGGCCGCCGTCACCGTGACGGCGGCTCTCACCGGCACGGTGTCGCAGGCCGCGCCGTCCGCGACCGGCACACCCACGCCCGGCGCGCCCGGCCTGGGCGACCCGATGTTCCCGCTGGACGGGAACGGCGGCTACCGGGTCGACCGCTACACCCTGGACTTCGACTGGCAGGCCCCGAAGACGCCGTTCGAGGCGACGGCGACGATCAAGGCCACCGCCACCCAGTCGCTCTCCCGCTTCAACCTGGACTTCGGGGGCAACACCCTGCACGGGGTGAAGATCGACGGCTCGGCCGCGGGCACGTCCCGCGCCGGGGACGAGCTGACGGTCACGCCCAAGTCCCCGATCGCGAAGGGCCGTACGTTCACCGCCAAGGTCACGTACACCGCCGACCCGACGCAGACGCGGCACCGTGACGACGCCATCGAGGACTACGGCTGGATACCCACCGCCGACGGCACGGTGGTCTATCCCCAGCCGAACGGCGCACGGCTGATCTTCCCGGCCAACGACCACCCCAGCCAGCGGGCGCCGATCACCTTCCGCATCACCACGCCCAAGGACCTGACGGCGGTGGCGAACGGCAAGCTGGTCGACAAGGCCGAGCGTCCCGGTGACCGGGTGCGCTGGACGTACGACTCCGAGCAGCCGCTGTCCACGCAGCTGGTGCAGATGGCGATCGGCAAGTTCAAGCTGGTCGACGGCGAGGGCCCGGGCGGGCTCCCGCTGCGGGACGTGGTCCCGGACGCGCTCGTCGAGCCGACCGCGGAGTACCGGAAGCTCACCCCGGACCACCTGGCCTGGCTCCAGGAGAAGCTCGGCCCCTACCCCTTCAACCGCTACGGCCTCCTGGTCGGCGACACGGATCTGGGCGTCGCGCTGGAGACCCAGACGCTCTCCCTCATCCCGAAGGCCGACCTCCTGGGCACGAAGGTCGACGCCGAGCGGAACATGGTGCACGAGCTGACCCACCAGTGGTTCGGCGACAGCGTGGCCCTGAAGAGCTGGTCCGACCTGTGGGTCAGCGAGGGGCATGCCCGCTTCTACGAGCGGATGTACTCCGAGGAGCACGGCGGCGACAGCTTCGAGGCCGCCATGAAGACGGCGTACGCGGCGCACGACCAGTGGCGCAAGGACTACGGCGCCCCCGCGGAGCCCACGGAGCCGAACCTCTTCAAGCGCATGCGGTACGACGGCTCGGCCCTCGTCCTGTACGCCCTGCGGGAACAGGTCGGCAACGCGACGTTCGAGAAGATCGAGCGGGCGTGGGTGAGCGGCTTCCGCGGAAAGACCGCGAGCACCCAGCAGTACATCGACCTGGCGTCGAAGGTCGCCGGGCAGGACCTGGAGGGCTTCCTGCACCCGTGGCTGTACGGCTCGAAGACACCGCCCATGCCGGGGCACCCGGACTGGGTGGTGACTCCGCCCCAGGGCTGA
- a CDS encoding DUF6230 family protein, producing MSAARTPLREGRTSWKKTAVVALPAVLAVGAMASVMAEGALAASFAVSGTSFQVSSGKLTSKGLSSYVQTDRDIDGKGHPVALLGIGDATLSDICQAAEVKTPVGTVVFKLTAGGPAGEVTASNLIIDGEDLEGDARFGTAEIGRDASSLDEVSGIQGEKGKFGLQAGDITVSGVKSHAWSATGGNFRLKGMKLDVSIGGKKCF from the coding sequence ATGAGCGCAGCGCGTACCCCTTTGCGCGAGGGCAGAACCTCCTGGAAGAAGACGGCCGTCGTGGCCCTGCCGGCCGTCCTGGCCGTCGGTGCGATGGCCTCCGTGATGGCCGAGGGGGCGCTCGCCGCCTCCTTCGCCGTCTCGGGCACCAGCTTCCAGGTGTCATCGGGCAAACTCACCAGCAAGGGCCTGTCCTCCTACGTACAGACCGACCGGGACATCGACGGCAAGGGGCACCCGGTGGCGCTCCTCGGGATCGGTGACGCCACTCTGTCCGACATCTGCCAGGCCGCCGAGGTCAAGACCCCGGTGGGCACCGTGGTGTTCAAGCTGACCGCGGGCGGCCCGGCGGGCGAGGTCACCGCGAGCAATCTCATCATCGACGGCGAGGACCTGGAGGGCGACGCCCGCTTCGGCACGGCCGAGATCGGCCGGGACGCGTCGAGCCTCGACGAGGTGTCCGGGATCCAGGGCGAGAAGGGGAAGTTCGGGCTGCAGGCCGGGGACATCACCGTCTCCGGGGTGAAGTCCCACGCCTGGTCGGCGACCGGCGGGAACTTCCGGCTCAAGGGCATGAAGCTCGACGTCAGCATCGGCGGCAAGAAGTGCTTCTGA